From the Daphnia magna isolate NIES linkage group LG3, ASM2063170v1.1, whole genome shotgun sequence genome, one window contains:
- the LOC116919886 gene encoding LOW QUALITY PROTEIN: D-aspartate oxidase (The sequence of the model RefSeq protein was modified relative to this genomic sequence to represent the inferred CDS: inserted 1 base in 1 codon) has product MMTEPKRVCVLGAGIVGMTTALMLKEKHAELDVTVIADKFEQDTLSDVAAGIFRPSTSFKGPTPEITKQWLVDAYHHYKAIQDSKEAAEAGVQEVSGYVLSSKFPEVTKNQFLEGLLPVYRPADELELKICPGNWKYGAFFTTLVIESRYHLPWLRKKFEMLGGKIVKKXIDSFNDVYDYDLVMNCTGFGAKKLCLDHDLVPIRGQVFKVKAPWVKMFFYGDYDTYIIPGIDYVTLGGCRQYDSFKQEVDKYDSASIWERCVELLPNLKSAEVIKEVAGLRPHRTPVRVEREVIVTSSGKHLQVVHQYGHGGYGVTTAPGTAKYAVKLAEDVLGGHTSKVHAKL; this is encoded by the exons ATGATGACGGAACCAAAACGTGTATGTGTACTGGGAGCTGGTATTGTGGGAATGACAACTGCCTTGATGCTGAAAGAGAAACATGCTGAATTGGATGTCACAGTCATCGCAGACAAATTTGAACAAGACACATTAAGTGATGTTGCTGCAGGCATATTCAGGCCATCAACAAGTTTCAAAGGACCTACTCCAGAAATTACAAA GCAATGGCTTGTAGATGCCTACCATCATTACAAAGCAATCCAAGACTCCAAAGAAGCTGCTGAAGCTGGGGTTCAGGAAGTGTCTGGTTACGTACTGTCTTCAAAGTTTCCTGAAGTAACCAAG aATCAATTTTTGGAAGGTCTTTTACCAGTGTATCGACCAGCAGATGAGCTTGAGCTTAAGATTTGTCCGGGAAACTGGAAATATGGAGCCTTCTTTACCACACTTGTGATCGAAAGTCGCTACCATCTCCCTTGGCTTCGAAAAAA GTTTGAGATGCTTGGTGGGAAAATCGTGAAAA CCATTGATAGTTTTAACGACGTATACGACTACGACTTAGTAATGAACTGTACGGGATTCGGAGCTAAAAAACTGTGTTTAGACCATGATCTTGTACCCATACGAGGGCAGGTTTTCAAA GTGAAAGCTCCTTGGGTGAAGATGTTTTTTTACGGAGATTACGACACATACATCATACCCGGAATCGACTACGTCACTTTGGGGGGTTGCCGTCAATATGATAGCTTTAAGCAAGAAGTTGACAAGTATGATTCTGCCTCTATATGGGAACGTTGCGTAGAGCTTTTACCAAATTTGAAGAGCGCTGAAGTTATAAAAGAAGTGGCGGGACTTAGGCCGCATAGGACACCTGTGCGAGTTGAACGAGAAGTGATTGTTACATCTAGTGGAAAACATCTCCag GTTGTTCATCAATATGGCCATGGTGGATATGGAGTAACAACTGCACCAGGTACGGCGAAGTACGCTGTTAAGTTGGCGGAAGATGTATTAGGTGGCCACACATCCAAAGTGCACGCTAAACTTTAA